GCAGAAACGCCGGGTTCGTCACAAACAGGTCATCGCCAACGAGCTGCACCTTGTCGCCGAGCTTCGCGGTCAGCTTCTTCCAGCCGTCCCAGTCGTTTTCATCCAGGCCGTCTTCCAGCGAGCGGATCGGGTACTTCTCACACCAGCTTGCCCAGTAGTCGACCATCTCGTCCGAGCTGACCACCTTGTCGGGGTTGGACTTGAAGAAGACGTAGCCGCCCTTCTTCTTGTCATACATCTCGCTCGTCGCCGGGTCGAGCGCGATGAAGATCTGCTCGCCCAGCGAGTAGCCCGCCTGTTCGACCGCCTCGGCGATGATCTTCAGCGCGTCTTCATTATCTTTCAGGTCCGGTGCGAAGCCGCCTTCGTCGCCCACCGCCGTCGACAGGCCGCGCTTGGTGAGCACCTTCTTCAGCGTGTGGTAAATCTCCACGCCCGAGCGCAGCGCGTCGTGGAAATTATCAAAGCCCCAGGGCTGAATCATGAACTCCTGAAAGTCGACGTTGTTGTCCGCGTGCTTGCCGCCGTTGAGAATGTTCATCATCGGCACGGGCAGCGTCTTCGCCGCCGTGCCCCCGAGATAGCGATACAACGGCAGGCCCATGCCCTCGGCAGCGGCGTGGGCAGCGGCCATCGACACACCAAGAATCGCGTTCGCACCGAACTTGCCCTTGTTGTTCGTGCCGTCGAGCTCGATCATCACGCGGTCGAGCTCTTCCTGGTCGCGGGCGTCCAGGCCGATCAGCTCCGGGCCGATCTCGCTGTTGACGTTCGCCACGGCCTTCTCGACGCTCTTGCCGACGTAGTAATCCTTATCGTCGTCGCGCAGTTCCACCGCCTCGTGCTCGCCCGTGCTCGCACCGGAAGGCACCATCGCCCGCCCGGCAGTGCCGTCGGCCAGATGCACCTCAACCTCCACCGTCGGGTTGCCACGCGAGTCAAGAACCTGCCTGCCATGGACGATATCAATCTCAAAGCTCATAAAATGCCCCTCACTGATGGGTTTTGGGTCGTGGAATGTCTGCTAAAGTACGGCGGACGCCGCGAAGCAGAAAGTTTAGCACAGCCGCAAAGGGCTTGCACAAGACGCGCCTGTCCGCGATGCTGCATAAACAAGTCCGCGAAATACCAACTTTGGAAGGAAAAACCAACGTGCTGCCTGAATCGTACCTGAAGCTACCCCCCGGCCCGGACATGCCCAAGAGCATCAACGCCATCGTCGAAATCCCCAAGGGCCGACGATGCAAATTCGAAATCGACAAGAAGACCGGGCTCTTCAAACTCGATCGCTACCTCTACTCCTCCGCCATGTACCCCGGCGACTACGGGTTCATCCCCCAGACCCTCGCGGAAGACGGCGACCCGCTCGACGTGCTCGTCATGGTCAACGAGCCCACCTTCACCGGCTGCCTCATCGAGGCCCGCCCGCTGGGGCTGTTCAAGATGACCGACGGCGGATACAACGACTTCAAGGTGCTCGCCGTCCCCGCTGACGATCCGATCTTCTCCGAATATGACGACCTCTGGCGCGTCCCGCCCCACTTCCTCCGCGAGGTTGAGCACTTCTTCGCCACGTACAAACAGCTCGAAGGCACGACCGTCGAAACCATCGGCTGGGACACCGCCGACCGCGCTCGCAAGGAAATCATCGAGTGCGTCGACCGCTACCAGCAGATGAACGCCACGGAAAAAGCCCGCGCGAACAACGGCAAAGCCGCCGCCACCCGCGCCAAGAAAAAGAGCAGCAAGAAGAAGAGCACGAAAAAGCGCTCGACCAAACGCGTCGCAAAGCGAACCGCGAAGAAAAAGACCCGGACGACCTGACAGACAACGTCGACAACAGAAGCCCACGGCGTCACGCCGTGGGCTTCGACCTTCGATTCAAAAAGACATTAGAACCATTTCGAATCCGAGCCCGGCGCGCACAGTCCCCACATGGCACGCGCACAAACCCGGCGCTGCAGCCAACAGATAACGAGTGCCTGGCTCTGGGTTGGGTTTTGCTTGCGGTTGACGTCGCCAGCGGTTTACAAAACCGCTGATGGACAGGGCGACGTCAGCACCACGCAAGCAACCCCGAAAGGCCGGCACGTCGGGACTCGACGAACGACGCACGCAAGGCAACCGCCTCGCGCAGCGCCGCTCGACGGGCTTGCGTGTTGCGCCTCACCTGTCCGGGGCAACAGCACACCACGACCCCACGTTCTCCCGAATCGGCCGGCAGCCGCGGGCACTCGTTCACGTTTCGTCATCAAGCCGTTGTGCTGATTCACCACCGTCGCCGCCGACGCGGGCCCGCACGAGCGCGCCCGCGCCGGCTGCAGGTGGTAACGACAAAGCCCACGGATGGCATCCGTGGGTCCCCGGCCCCGACGAACACCCCCAGCTCGCGCATTGTCCGCCATCCATGTCATACAAATGATGCGATTAAGCAGGTCTGGCCCTTTCGCAGCCGCGTATGATCTGACGTGGAGTCGTTGACAAATCAATCTGATCCATCGTCGCAACGCCTGCCGTTGTGGGTGACCTTGCTGATATGGGGGTCGCTTGTCGGGCTGGTGTTTTTCTTCTGGGAAGCGTTCAGCCTGGTGTTTATGCTGCTGCTGGCGGCGGCGGCGGTGGCGGGGCTGCTGCGGCCGGTGAGTCGACGCGTGTCGCACAACCCGATGCACGGCGGACTGATCGTGGGACTCGGTTTCTGGGTGGTGTTCGCCTCGCTGATCGCGCTGCTCGGTTGGTTGCTTTATGACCCGATCGCCCAGCAGTTTCAACAGTGGCCCGAGACGGAACAGAGCATCAACCGCGTGCTGCGAGAGTGGCTGCAATGGCTCGGCATCGATGTGGAAGTGACGCTTCGCGAGCTGCTGCTGGGCGTGGTCGCATGGCTCGGCGGCGAGGGCGGCCCGGATATGGACATCCTCGCCGAGCTGGCGGACGGCATCGGCGTGCTGGTGGTGGCGCTGGTCGTGCTGGTGTTCGGCTCGACGTTTCTGCTGATCGAACCGCCGGGCCTGATCACCGGACCCATCGCACGCATCCTGCCCGATGCATACGGCAAGGCCGTGCGGGCGACGTTCGGCGATATCGACTTTCGACTGCGGTGGTGGCTGATCGGCATCATGATCAGCATGTCGGCCGTGGGCACGTTGGCAGGCTTCGGCTTCTGGCTGGCGGGGCTGGAATTCTGGCTGCCACTGGCGATCTTCGCCGGCCTCGCCGAGATCGTGCCCATCCTCGGGCCGTCGGTCGCATTCCTCATCGCCCTGCTGTTCGCCGCGACGCAAGGCCCGAACGAAATGATCGGCGTGCTGATCGTCTGGGCCGTCGTGCAAGTGCTCGAGCCCTACGTGCTCGTGCCGATCGTCATGCGAAAAGCCGTGCGAATCCCGCCAGTGGTGACGCTGTTTACCGTCGTGCTCTGGGCACGCATCTTCGGCCCGCTGGGGCTGCTGTTGGCGATCCCGATCAACATCACCATCTGGGCATTCATCAGCAACTTCGTCCTCAAACGCCGCGAACAGGCCCGCCAGCAGTACGGCCGATCGCCGCCACCACCGTCAACGCCACCACCACAAACGTCCGACTGAACGAGGCGAAAGCGAGCTGCGCTCCGTCAGTCGATCCGCCCGAGGTCGCCGAGGTAGAGAAAGCCCGCCCGGCCGCCGTCGCGGATCGCCACGTTGCTCGGCGAGATGCTGCCGAACACGTCGATCACCTGATCCACCACGCGCTGCGCAAGCGCTTCATCGACCGGCCCGCCATCTTCACGCACGACCGTCACCGCCACATTCGCCGCCCCCGCCCCGCCGATGGCTGTGCCCACCGACACCTGCGCCGCCCCGACCTCGGGCATCGACTCAATCATCCGTGCCAGGCCCACACGTTCCGCCTCCACCGCATGCCGCGCGGCGTCGATCGCCTCCGCGGGCTCCGCCTCCGCCTCGCCCGTTGACTCCGGCGGCGCGGCGCAACCGATCAGCAGCATCAACAACATGCAAAGGAATAATCGCAATGGTTCAGCCTTCATCATGCACATTGTACCCCAACCACCCACATTAGCCGCGAAGCGCCAGCGGAGCGCGAGGCCTACCGTAATGACGACTGATCATTCACCGCCGACGATGCACCGTCTGATGCCAGGCGTTGGTTTCACCGTCGCTGGTGATGGTGACGGTACGCAGCGCGAGCCGATCGTAGCCGGGCAGTTGGCAGGCGGTCGCATCGTGCACGCGATAGGTGAGGCCTTGCAGATGTTCGCTGACGCCGTCGGCGATGCGGCAGCGCGCGACGCCGGGCGCTTCGTCATGCCAGTCGCCGCGCGATTTCGCTTGCAGGGCAAACGTGTTTTCAGGCGTGCGCCAGTT
The Phycisphaerales bacterium AB-hyl4 genome window above contains:
- the eno gene encoding phosphopyruvate hydratase codes for the protein MSFEIDIVHGRQVLDSRGNPTVEVEVHLADGTAGRAMVPSGASTGEHEAVELRDDDKDYYVGKSVEKAVANVNSEIGPELIGLDARDQEELDRVMIELDGTNNKGKFGANAILGVSMAAAHAAAEGMGLPLYRYLGGTAAKTLPVPMMNILNGGKHADNNVDFQEFMIQPWGFDNFHDALRSGVEIYHTLKKVLTKRGLSTAVGDEGGFAPDLKDNEDALKIIAEAVEQAGYSLGEQIFIALDPATSEMYDKKKGGYVFFKSNPDKVVSSDEMVDYWASWCEKYPIRSLEDGLDENDWDGWKKLTAKLGDKVQLVGDDLFVTNPAFLQKGIDNDTANSILVKVNQIGTLSETFDAVNLAQRHSYSAVLSHRSGETEDATIADIAVATNCGQIKTGAPARSDRNAKYNQLLRIAEELGDRGVYGGAFWNKG
- a CDS encoding AI-2E family transporter, translated to MESLTNQSDPSSQRLPLWVTLLIWGSLVGLVFFFWEAFSLVFMLLLAAAAVAGLLRPVSRRVSHNPMHGGLIVGLGFWVVFASLIALLGWLLYDPIAQQFQQWPETEQSINRVLREWLQWLGIDVEVTLRELLLGVVAWLGGEGGPDMDILAELADGIGVLVVALVVLVFGSTFLLIEPPGLITGPIARILPDAYGKAVRATFGDIDFRLRWWLIGIMISMSAVGTLAGFGFWLAGLEFWLPLAIFAGLAEIVPILGPSVAFLIALLFAATQGPNEMIGVLIVWAVVQVLEPYVLVPIVMRKAVRIPPVVTLFTVVLWARIFGPLGLLLAIPINITIWAFISNFVLKRREQARQQYGRSPPPPSTPPPQTSD